The nucleotide window CAAATCCATGCGGCGCTCGAAGACGTGCCCAATCTCGACGAAGACCGCATCCTGCGCCAGTTTCTCGGGGTGCTGGAGGCGACGCTGCGCACCAACTACTTCCAGCGCGGGAAGGACGGCACGACGCAGAAGCCTTATCTGTCGTTCAAGTTCGATCCGTCGAAGGTGCCGGGTTTGCCTGAACCGAAGCCGATGTTCGAGATCTGGGTGTATTCGCCTCGGGTCGAAGGGGTGCACCTGCGCGGCGGGCGCGTGGCGCGTGGCGGTTTGCGCTGGTCCGACCGACGGGAAGATTTCCGCACCGAAGTGCTGGGCCTCGTCAAAGCCCAGATGGTGAAAAACACCGTGATCGTGCCGGTGGGCTCGAAGGGCGGGTTTGTCGTCAAGCAGCCGCCGGCGCCGGGCGATCGCGACGCCTTTCTGGCCGAAGGCGTGGCGTGCTATCAGACCTTCCTGCGCGGTTTGCTCGATCTGACCGACAACTATGTCGACGGCCAACTCGTGGCGCCGGCCGACACCGTGCGATACGACGCGGACGATCCGTATCTCGTGGTGGCAGCCGACAAGGGCACGGCCACGTTCTCCGATTATGCAAACGCCATTTCGGCGGAGTACGGCTTCTGGCTGGGCGACGCGTTTGCGTCGGGCGGCTCGGTCGGCTACGACCACAAGAAGATGGCGATCACTGCGCGCGGTGCGTGGGAGTCGGTCAAGCGGCATTTCAGCGAGATGGGCGTCGACACGCAAACGCAGGACTTCAGCGTGGTCGGTATCGGCGATATGTCGGGCGACGTGTTCGGCAACGGCATGCTGCTCTCGAAGCATATCCGGCTGGTGGCGGCGTTCGATCACCGGCATATCTTTCTCGATCCGACGCCCGATGCGGCGGCCTCGTTCGCCGAGCGCGAGCGGCTGTTCCAGCTGCCGCGCTCCAGTTGGGGCGACTACGACGCCAAGCTGATTTCCGCGGGTGGCGGCATCTTTCCCCGCAGTGCCAAGACGATTGCGCTCTCGCCCGAGGTGCGTGAGCTAATCGAGACGGACGCCACCGAAATGGCCCCGACCGACCTGTTGCGCGCCTTGCTGAAGGCACCTGTCGACTTGCTCTACAACGGGGGTATCGGCACCTACGTGAAGGCGAGCACGGAATCGCACGCGCAAGTGGGCGACCGGGCGAACGATGGGTTACGCGTGAACGGGCTCGACCTGCGATGCAAGGTCGTTGCGGAAGGCGGCAATCTCGGCCTGACGCAATTGGGCCGTATCGAATACGCGCAACACGGCGGACGGATCAACACCGACGCGATCGACAATTCGGCGGGCGTCGATTGCTCCGATCACGAGGTGAACATCAAGATTTTGCTGGGCATCGTGGTGGCCGATGGCGAGATGACGCTCAAGCAACGCAACACGTTGCTCGCCGAGATGACGGAAGAGGTCGGCACGCTTGTGCTGCGCGACAACTATCTGCAAACGCAGGCGTTGTCGCTCGGGCGTTTGCGTGCGGCAGCGGCGCTCGACGGCGACGCCCGGTTCATGCGGTATCTCGAACGGGGCCAGCGGCTTGCGCGGGCGATCGAGTTCCTGCCCGACGACGAGGCGCTCGACGCACGGCGCGCGGCGGGCACGGGGCTGACATCACCCGAGCGTGCCGTGCTTATGGCGTACAGCAAGATGTGGCTCTACGACATGCTGCTCGCCAGCACGTTGCCCGATGCGGAATTCGTCGCGGAAGAATTGCCGACGTATTTCCCGACGCCGTTGACCAGCCGGTGCGGCGCGGCCATGACGCGGCACCCGCTCAAGCGCGAAATTCTGGCGACGATGCACGCCAATGCGCTCGTCAACCGGGCGGGCGTGACGTTCGTCCATCACCTGAGTGAGGAGACGGGCGCCGACCCGGTGGATGTCGTGCGCGCGAGCCTTGCAGCACGCGGTGTGTACGGGCTCGACGCCTTGTGGGAAGAAGTCGACGCGCTCGATGCCCGTGTGTCGCATGAAACGCAGGCGGCGTTGTTCACCGCGCTCGCGCAGTGGCACGAGCAAGCGACGCTGTGGTTCCTGCGTCGTCGCCTGACGGACGTGCCGCAAACGGTGGAGCGTTTGCGTGGCGTGCTCGATCCGTTGCTGCCGACACTGGATTCGCTCGTGAGCGGCGAGGCGGCTGAAGAAGCGCGGGCGAAGCGTCAGACCTTCGTCGATGCGGGCGTGCCGCCTGCGCTGGCGCAGACGGCGGCCGGTATCGGCGCGCGCGTGGCCTTGCTCGATATTGCCGAAGTGGCGAGCACAAGCCGATGCGAACCGGCACTGGCGGCGCAGGTGTATTTCGCGCTCGACCAGCCGCTGGGCTATGGCTGGCTGCACGCAGGGGTGCTCGGGCTGCCGGTGCAATCGCATTGGCAGCGTCTGGCGCGGGCCACCTTGCTGGAGGAGTTGTCCATCCTGCGGCGGCGTTTGACGGCGAGCGTGCTCGACGGCGAGCCGACGAAAATGACGGAAACGACGGAAACCACGGATGCGGCATCAGACAAGTCCGTCACGGCGCCCGCCAGCACCCAAGCCGACGCCCGGGTGGCTGACTGGCAGCAGGCGCATGCCGACTCGCTGGCCCGCTATCACCGTGTGCTGGCCGACCAGGTGGCGTCGGGCAGCGCCGATCTGGCGATGCTCTCGGTCAGTCTGAAATCGCTCGCCGAAGTCGGACGATGATGTTGTCGTACCACCTTGCCATCGCGTTGTTGTGATATTGGCTGGTCTCATACGGGGCGGGGATTTTCTCCCGCCCCGGCTCACATGTCATTCCAAATTGAGTGTGATTGAGTCATCACACCTCATCAAATCCGTCAACTATTAAGCGTTTACACAAAAGACGCAAAACGGCGTATCATTCGGGAAAACCCTAGGATTGAACTGGCCCGCGCAAATGCTTGCCCATTGCGCGGGTTGTTACGTCCTGGGGTTTCGTCGATTCTCTTTTCCCTTCGCAATGTCAAACGACGCCCGCACCCCTACGCAGTTTGCGACGACGCTGCAAATCGTCTCGACCGTGTTCTTCACGTTCCTCTGCTACTTGACCATCGGTTTGCCGCTCGCGGTGTTGCCGTCGTTCGTGCATGTGGATTTGGCTTACAGCTCTGTCATTGCCGGTCTGGCGATCAGCGTGCAGTATCTGGCGACGTTGCTCTCCCGCCCGTACGCCGGTCGCACGGCGGATGCGTGGGGGCCGAAGCGCACGGTGCTGTGCGGTTTGGTCGCGTGCGGCGCATCGGGCTTGCTCGTGGCGCTCGGCG belongs to Pandoraea norimbergensis and includes:
- a CDS encoding NAD-glutamate dehydrogenase → MPAHPEEKVRQHMAEVVTMARERAPDVAAQFEPFVLHYYGLADAEEVVSRSVADLYGAAMAHWQLGQKFVSGQPRIRIYNPTLDQHGWHCSHTVVEIVNDDMPFLVDSVTMEINRQGLALHSAFHPVYRVTRDNTGKRIAVAPGGGIRRSTMPAIGDGASAASPSGKTARGGTGNGGAAGAAQVGALLGATAAAGAASPTGDGGGASQDGGRFESYIHIEVDRFSEPERIQALADGLQRVLGDVRAAVEDWRAMQAAAHAAIEALTQRAAQKGVSEQERAEVDEAQAFLDWMLGRHFTFLGYRDYELVERDGAHYLQGVTGTGLGVLRESRRDAASPDVTRLSPGAIGIVEASTPIFLTKANSRATVHRPGYLDYVGVKRFDAQGRVCGERRFLGLYTSTVYMVPVEDIPLVRRKVAEVIGRTGFLPNGHLAKTLVTILEQYPRDELFQIDVDALAEIALGILRLQERQRTRLFVRRDRFDRFVSCMVFVPREKFNTDLRVRVQNLLLAAYHGTGVEFTPQLSESMLARIHITVRTEPGHVPDVDVNELEARIVETSRRWQDDLSEALREQLGEERGMRALRRYAQAFPAGYREDYAARVAVRDVELIEPLLGARQSATGCSQLSMQLYRPLEASPGALRFKIYQAGEPIALSRSLPMLEHLGVRVNDERPYRIETADSGAIWMHDFGMTSLDGADVDLENARARFEDAFARIWAGDVENDDLNRLVLQAGLTWREVRILRAYAKYIRQVGSTFSNAYIESALTGNPSIAGLLVRLFLARFDPALPAQTRTHQSERLRAQIHAALEDVPNLDEDRILRQFLGVLEATLRTNYFQRGKDGTTQKPYLSFKFDPSKVPGLPEPKPMFEIWVYSPRVEGVHLRGGRVARGGLRWSDRREDFRTEVLGLVKAQMVKNTVIVPVGSKGGFVVKQPPAPGDRDAFLAEGVACYQTFLRGLLDLTDNYVDGQLVAPADTVRYDADDPYLVVAADKGTATFSDYANAISAEYGFWLGDAFASGGSVGYDHKKMAITARGAWESVKRHFSEMGVDTQTQDFSVVGIGDMSGDVFGNGMLLSKHIRLVAAFDHRHIFLDPTPDAAASFAERERLFQLPRSSWGDYDAKLISAGGGIFPRSAKTIALSPEVRELIETDATEMAPTDLLRALLKAPVDLLYNGGIGTYVKASTESHAQVGDRANDGLRVNGLDLRCKVVAEGGNLGLTQLGRIEYAQHGGRINTDAIDNSAGVDCSDHEVNIKILLGIVVADGEMTLKQRNTLLAEMTEEVGTLVLRDNYLQTQALSLGRLRAAAALDGDARFMRYLERGQRLARAIEFLPDDEALDARRAAGTGLTSPERAVLMAYSKMWLYDMLLASTLPDAEFVAEELPTYFPTPLTSRCGAAMTRHPLKREILATMHANALVNRAGVTFVHHLSEETGADPVDVVRASLAARGVYGLDALWEEVDALDARVSHETQAALFTALAQWHEQATLWFLRRRLTDVPQTVERLRGVLDPLLPTLDSLVSGEAAEEARAKRQTFVDAGVPPALAQTAAGIGARVALLDIAEVASTSRCEPALAAQVYFALDQPLGYGWLHAGVLGLPVQSHWQRLARATLLEELSILRRRLTASVLDGEPTKMTETTETTDAASDKSVTAPASTQADARVADWQQAHADSLARYHRVLADQVASGSADLAMLSVSLKSLAEVGR